In the genome of Streptococcus mitis, one region contains:
- a CDS encoding ATP-dependent Clp protease ATP-binding subunit, protein MLCQNCKINDSTIHLYTNLNGKQKQIDLCQNCYKIIKTDPNNSLFKGMTDLNNRDFDPFGDFFNDLNNFRPSSNTPPIPPTQSGGGYGGNGGYGSQNRGPAQTPPPSQEKGLLEEFGINVTEIARRGDIDPVIGRDDEIIRVIEILNRRTKNNPVLIGEPGVGKTAVVEGLAQKIVDGDVPHKLQGKQVIRLDVVSLVQGTGIRGQFEERMQKLMEEIRKREDIILFIDEIHEIVGAGSAGDGNMDAGNILKPALARGELQLVGATTLNEYRIIEKDAALERRMQPVKVDEPTVEETITILKGIQKKYEDYHHVQYTDAAIEAAATLSNRYIQDRFLPDKAIDLLDEAGSKMNLTLNFVDPKVIDQRLIEAENLKSQATREEDFEKAAYFRDQIAKYKEMQKKKVTDQDTPIISEKTIEHIIEQKTNIPVGDLKEKEQSQLIHLAEDLKSHVIGQDDAVDKIAKAIRRNRVGLGTPNRPIGSFLFVGPTGVGKTELSKQLAIELFGSADSMIRFDMSEYMEKHSVAKLVGAPPGYVGYDEAGQLTEKVRRNPYSLILLDEVEKAHPDVMHMFLQVLDDGRLTDGQGRTVSFKDAIIIMTSNAGTGKAEASVGFGAAREGRTNSVLGELGNFFSPEFMNRFDGIIEFKALSKDNLLQIVELMLADVNKRLSSNNIHLDVTDKVKEKLVDLGYDPKMGARPLRRTIQDYIEDAITDYYLENPSEKDLKAVMTSKGNIQIKSAKKAEVKTSETEK, encoded by the coding sequence ATGCTTTGTCAAAACTGTAAAATCAACGACTCAACAATTCATCTTTACACCAATCTCAATGGAAAACAAAAACAAATTGACCTCTGTCAAAACTGCTACAAGATTATCAAGACTGATCCTAACAACAGTCTCTTTAAAGGAATGACAGATTTGAACAATCGTGACTTCGATCCCTTTGGTGATTTCTTCAATGATCTAAACAATTTCAGACCTTCTAGCAATACTCCTCCTATTCCCCCAACCCAATCAGGTGGAGGTTACGGTGGAAACGGCGGTTATGGCTCCCAAAATCGTGGACCTGCTCAAACTCCTCCACCTAGCCAAGAAAAAGGCCTACTAGAAGAATTTGGTATCAACGTAACTGAAATTGCCCGTCGTGGAGATATCGACCCCGTTATTGGACGAGATGATGAAATTATCCGTGTCATCGAAATTCTCAATCGCAGAACTAAGAATAATCCTGTTCTTATCGGTGAACCAGGTGTCGGTAAAACGGCCGTTGTCGAAGGTCTAGCTCAGAAAATCGTTGATGGCGATGTTCCACATAAACTCCAAGGAAAACAAGTCATCCGTTTGGATGTGGTTAGCTTGGTTCAAGGAACGGGTATCCGTGGACAATTTGAAGAACGCATGCAAAAACTCATGGAAGAAATTCGCAAACGTGAGGATATTATCCTCTTTATCGATGAAATCCATGAAATTGTCGGTGCAGGTTCTGCAGGCGATGGCAATATGGATGCTGGAAATATCCTCAAGCCAGCCCTCGCTCGTGGTGAACTGCAACTGGTCGGTGCTACTACCCTCAATGAATACCGTATCATTGAAAAGGATGCTGCCCTAGAGCGTCGTATGCAACCTGTTAAGGTCGATGAACCAACAGTGGAAGAAACAATCACTATCCTCAAAGGAATTCAAAAGAAATACGAAGACTACCACCACGTTCAGTATACCGATGCTGCAATTGAAGCAGCTGCAACTCTTTCCAATCGTTACATTCAAGACCGCTTCTTACCTGACAAGGCCATTGACCTCTTAGATGAAGCGGGTTCTAAGATGAACTTGACCTTGAATTTTGTCGATCCTAAAGTCATTGATCAGCGCTTGATTGAGGCTGAAAATCTCAAATCTCAAGCTACACGGGAGGAAGATTTTGAGAAGGCCGCCTACTTCCGCGACCAGATTGCCAAGTATAAGGAAATGCAAAAGAAAAAGGTTACTGACCAAGATACTCCTATCATCAGTGAGAAAACAATTGAACACATTATCGAGCAGAAAACCAACATCCCTGTTGGGGATTTGAAAGAGAAAGAACAATCTCAACTCATCCATCTAGCTGAAGACCTCAAGTCTCATGTTATTGGGCAAGACGATGCTGTCGATAAGATTGCAAAAGCTATTCGCCGTAATCGTGTCGGTCTCGGTACGCCTAACCGCCCAATTGGAAGCTTCTTATTTGTCGGCCCAACCGGTGTCGGTAAGACAGAACTTTCCAAACAACTAGCTATCGAACTCTTTGGTTCTGCTGATAGCATGATTCGCTTTGACATGAGTGAATACATGGAAAAACACAGCGTTGCTAAGTTAGTCGGTGCCCCTCCAGGTTATGTCGGCTACGATGAAGCTGGACAATTAACTGAAAAAGTCCGCCGTAATCCCTATTCTCTTATTCTCTTAGATGAAGTAGAAAAAGCCCATCCAGATGTCATGCATATGTTCCTGCAAGTCTTGGACGATGGACGTTTGACAGATGGGCAAGGACGTACCGTCAGCTTCAAGGATGCCATTATTATCATGACTTCAAATGCAGGTACAGGTAAGGCTGAAGCCAGCGTTGGATTTGGGGCAGCTCGCGAAGGACGTACCAACTCTGTTCTCGGTGAACTCGGCAACTTCTTTAGCCCAGAATTTATGAACCGTTTTGACGGCATCATCGAGTTCAAAGCTCTCAGCAAGGATAATCTCCTTCAAATCGTCGAGCTCATGCTAGCTGATGTTAATAAGCGCCTCTCTAGCAACAATATCCATCTCGATGTGACAGACAAGGTCAAGGAAAAATTGGTTGACCTCGGTTATGATCCAAAAATGGGAGCTCGCCCACTTCGTCGTACTATTCAAGACTATATTGAGGACGCAATCACTGACTACTACCTTGAAAATCCAAGCGAAAAAGACCTCAAGGCAGTGATGACTAGCAAGGGAAACATTCAAATTAAGTCTGCCAAAAAAGCTGAAGTAAAAACTTCTGAAACAGAAAAATAA
- a CDS encoding NUDIX hydrolase encodes MVNPTFGEKKANTDYISRYGVYAVIPDAEQKQIVLVQAPNGAWFLPGGEIEAGENHQEALKRELIEELGFTAEIGTYYGQADEYFYSRHRDTYYYNPAYLYEATSFKEVQKPLEDFNHIAWFPIDEAMENLKRGSHKWAIQSWKKQHKID; translated from the coding sequence ATGGTGAACCCAACTTTCGGAGAAAAAAAAGCGAATACAGACTATATTTCACGTTACGGTGTATATGCAGTTATCCCTGACGCTGAACAGAAACAAATAGTTCTTGTTCAAGCACCTAATGGCGCTTGGTTCTTACCAGGTGGCGAAATTGAAGCAGGTGAAAATCATCAGGAGGCCCTAAAACGTGAGTTGATTGAAGAGCTTGGCTTCACAGCTGAAATTGGTACCTATTACGGACAAGCTGACGAATATTTCTACTCTCGTCACCGCGACACCTACTACTACAATCCTGCTTACCTCTATGAAGCTACTTCTTTCAAAGAAGTTCAAAAACCACTAGAAGACTTTAATCATATTGCCTGGTTCCCTATTGATGAGGCTATGGAAAATCTCAAACGTGGTAGTCATAAATGGGCCATCCAATCTTGGAAAAAACAGCATAAGATTGACTAA
- the glnQ gene encoding glutamine ABC transporter ATP-binding protein (similar to ATP-binding component of ABC transporters) encodes MTETLIKIENLHKSFGKNEVLKGINLEIKRGEVVVIIGPSGSGKSTLLRSMNLLEEASKGKVIFEGVDITDKKNDLFAMREKMGMVFQQFNLFPNMTVMENITLSPIKTKGESKAVAEKRAQELLEKVGLPDKATAYPQSLSGGQQQRIAIARGLAMEPDVLLFDEPTSALDPEMVGEVLAVMQDLAKSGITMVIVTHEMGFAREVADRVIFMADGVVVEDGTPEQIFEQTQEQRTKDFLSKVL; translated from the coding sequence ATGACAGAAACCTTGATAAAAATTGAAAATTTACATAAATCATTTGGAAAGAATGAAGTATTGAAGGGTATCAACCTTGAGATTAAAAGAGGTGAAGTTGTGGTTATCATTGGTCCTTCAGGTAGCGGGAAATCTACCTTGCTTCGCTCTATGAATTTGTTGGAAGAAGCAAGCAAGGGGAAGGTTATCTTTGAGGGAGTCGATATTACGGACAAGAAGAATGACCTGTTTGCCATGCGTGAGAAGATGGGCATGGTTTTCCAACAATTTAATCTCTTTCCTAATATGACTGTGATGGAAAATATCACCTTGTCACCTATCAAGACCAAAGGTGAGAGCAAGGCTGTTGCTGAGAAGAGAGCTCAAGAACTTTTGGAAAAAGTTGGTTTACCAGATAAGGCAACTGCTTATCCACAGAGTTTGTCAGGTGGGCAGCAACAACGGATTGCCATCGCGCGTGGTTTGGCCATGGAACCAGATGTTTTGCTCTTTGACGAGCCAACTTCAGCCTTGGATCCTGAGATGGTTGGAGAAGTTCTGGCTGTTATGCAAGACCTTGCCAAATCAGGAATAACTATGGTTATCGTAACACATGAAATGGGATTTGCCCGTGAGGTGGCAGATCGTGTTATCTTTATGGCAGACGGTGTAGTTGTTGAAGATGGAACACCTGAGCAGATTTTTGAACAAACCCAAGAACAACGGACTAAAGACTTCTTGAGTAAGGTTTTATAA
- a CDS encoding D-alanyl-D-alanine carboxypeptidase: protein MKKIILTLLSLSVLGSASTVAAQDFNIAAKHAIAVEANTGKILYEKDATQPVEIASITKLLTVYLVYEALENGSITLSTPVDISDYPYQLTTNSEASNVPMEARNYTVEELLEATLVSSANSAAIALAEKIAGSEKDFVDMMRAKLLEWGIKDATLVNTTGLNNETLGDNIYPGSNKDDENKLSAYDVAIVARNLIKKYPQVLEITKKPSSTFAGMTITSTNYMLEGLPAYRGGFDGLKTGTTDKAGESFVGTTVEKGMRVITVVLNADHQDNNPYARFTATSSLMDYISSTFTLRKIVQKGDAYQDSKAPVEDGKEDTVTAVAPEDIYLIERVGNQSSQSVQFTPDSKAIPAPLEAGTVVGHLTYEDKDLIGQGYITTEHPSFEMVAEKKIEKAFFLKVWWNQFIRFINEKL, encoded by the coding sequence ATGAAAAAAATCATTTTAACTCTACTAAGCTTATCCGTACTTGGCTCTGCATCTACTGTTGCTGCTCAAGATTTTAATATTGCTGCTAAACATGCGATTGCTGTTGAGGCCAATACTGGTAAAATTCTCTATGAGAAAGATGCAACTCAACCTGTCGAAATTGCTTCTATAACAAAACTACTTACGGTTTATCTTGTCTATGAGGCTCTAGAAAATGGAAGTATCACACTCTCCACCCCAGTAGATATTTCTGATTATCCTTATCAATTAACGACAAATTCTGAAGCCAGTAATGTTCCTATGGAGGCACGTAATTATACTGTCGAAGAGTTGCTTGAAGCAACCCTGGTATCTAGTGCCAACAGTGCCGCTATTGCCTTAGCTGAGAAAATTGCTGGCTCAGAGAAAGACTTCGTCGATATGATGCGTGCCAAACTCTTGGAATGGGGAATCAAAGATGCCACCCTTGTCAATACAACTGGTCTTAACAACGAGACTCTAGGAGATAACATTTACCCAGGGTCTAATAAAGATGATGAAAATAAGCTCAGTGCTTATGATGTTGCTATCGTTGCTCGTAACCTCATCAAAAAATACCCACAAGTCTTAGAAATTACCAAAAAACCTTCTTCTACTTTTGCTGGGATGACAATCACTTCGACCAACTACATGTTAGAAGGTCTGCCTGCTTACCGTGGTGGTTTTGATGGACTGAAAACAGGAACAACAGATAAGGCTGGAGAGTCTTTTGTTGGTACCACTGTCGAAAAAGGTATGAGAGTTATTACAGTTGTTTTGAATGCAGACCATCAAGATAATAATCCTTACGCTCGTTTTACAGCTACATCTTCCCTAATGGATTATATTTCTTCTACATTTACACTTCGTAAAATCGTGCAAAAAGGTGATGCCTATCAAGATAGCAAAGCCCCTGTAGAAGATGGAAAAGAAGATACGGTCACTGCAGTGGCCCCAGAGGATATCTATCTAATTGAACGTGTTGGGAATCAATCTTCCCAATCTGTTCAATTCACTCCTGATTCCAAAGCAATCCCAGCACCACTTGAAGCTGGAACAGTGGTCGGCCATTTGACTTACGAAGACAAGGATTTGATTGGTCAAGGTTACATTACCACAGAACATCCTAGTTTCGAAATGGTAGCAGAAAAGAAAATTGAAAAAGCTTTCTTCTTAAAAGTTTGGTGGAATCAGTTTATCCGATTTATCAACGAGAAATTATAA
- a CDS encoding carbohydrate kinase, with protein sequence MKVIDQALLEKVIIERSRTSHKGDYGRLLLLGGTYPYGGAIIMAALAAVKSGAGLVTVGTDRENIPALHSHLPEAMAFALQDKQLLKEQLEKAEVVLVGPGLRDDTFGEELVKQVFASLSQNQILIVDGGALTILARARLSFPLSQLILTPHQKEWEKLSGITIEKQNEAITASALISFPQGTILVEKGPATRIWQAGQSDYYQLQVGGPYQATGGMGDTLAGMIAGFAGQFKQANLYERVAVATHLHSAIAQELAQEHYVVLPTEISNCLPKVMKKISQKRLG encoded by the coding sequence ATGAAAGTGATTGATCAAGCCTTACTAGAAAAAGTTATTATTGAACGTTCTCGTACAAGTCATAAAGGAGACTACGGTCGCTTACTTCTGTTAGGTGGTACCTATCCTTATGGTGGTGCTATTATCATGGCTGCTTTGGCAGCTGTTAAAAGCGGTGCAGGATTGGTAACTGTTGGAACAGATAGAGAAAATATCCCTGCTCTACACAGCCATTTACCTGAGGCTATGGCCTTTGCTCTTCAAGACAAGCAATTATTAAAAGAGCAGTTGGAGAAGGCAGAAGTGGTCTTAGTGGGGCCTGGTTTACGAGACGATACTTTTGGAGAAGAACTAGTCAAACAGGTCTTTGCTAGCTTAAGCCAGAATCAGATTTTGATTGTAGACGGAGGGGCCTTGACCATACTTGCTAGGGCAAGATTGTCATTTCCTTTGAGTCAGCTTATCCTAACTCCTCACCAAAAGGAGTGGGAAAAACTGTCTGGAATTACGATTGAAAAGCAAAACGAAGCTATAACAGCTAGTGCCTTGATTTCCTTCCCTCAAGGAACAATTTTGGTAGAGAAAGGTCCAGCTACTCGTATTTGGCAAGCTGGCCAATCTGATTATTACCAGTTACAGGTTGGCGGTCCATATCAGGCGACTGGGGGAATGGGAGACACTCTGGCTGGAATGATTGCAGGATTTGCAGGCCAGTTTAAACAAGCTAATCTCTATGAACGTGTGGCAGTAGCGACTCATCTTCATTCAGCCATTGCTCAAGAGCTAGCTCAAGAACATTATGTGGTCTTGCCGACGGAAATTAGTAATTGTCTTCCTAAAGTAATGAAAAAAATATCTCAAAAAAGACTGGGATAA
- a CDS encoding glutamine ABC transporter permease, producing the protein MNFSFLPKYLPYFNYGAVVTVLISICVVFLGTILGVVLAFGQRSKFKPLVWLANLYVWIFRGTPMMVQIMIAFALMHINAPTIQVGILGVDLSRLIPGILIISMNSGAYVSETVRAGINAVPKGQLEAAYSLGIRPKNAMRYVILPQAIKNILPALGNEFITIIKDSSLLSAIGVMELWNGATTVSTTTYLPLTPLLFAAFYYLIMTSILTVALKAFEKRMGQGDKK; encoded by the coding sequence ATGAATTTTTCTTTTTTACCTAAGTATTTACCTTATTTTAACTATGGGGCTGTTGTGACGGTTCTCATTTCTATCTGTGTTGTCTTTTTGGGAACTATTTTGGGTGTTGTCTTGGCTTTTGGGCAACGTTCAAAGTTTAAACCGCTTGTTTGGCTCGCCAACTTGTACGTTTGGATTTTCCGTGGGACACCGATGATGGTTCAGATTATGATTGCCTTTGCTCTTATGCATATCAATGCTCCGACTATTCAGGTTGGAATTTTGGGTGTCGATCTTTCTCGCTTGATTCCAGGGATTTTGATTATCTCTATGAACAGTGGTGCTTATGTTTCTGAGACTGTTCGTGCCGGAATCAATGCGGTTCCAAAAGGTCAGCTAGAGGCGGCTTATTCGCTAGGGATTCGTCCTAAAAATGCGATGCGCTATGTGATTTTGCCACAAGCAATCAAAAATATTTTGCCAGCTTTGGGGAACGAATTTATCACCATTATCAAGGATAGCTCCCTCTTATCAGCTATTGGTGTCATGGAGTTGTGGAACGGGGCTACAACAGTTTCTACAACAACCTATCTACCTTTGACACCACTTTTATTTGCAGCCTTTTACTACTTGATTATGACCTCTATTTTGACAGTGGCTTTGAAAGCTTTTGAAAAACGTATGGGACAAGGAGATAAGAAATAA
- a CDS encoding transposase has protein sequence MEQLHFITKLLDIKDPNIQIMDVINRNTHKEIIAKLDYDAPSCPECGSQMKKYDFQKPSKVPYLETTGMPTRILLRKRRFKCYHCSKMMVAETSLVKKNHQIPRIINQKIAQKLIEKTSMTDIARQLSISTSTVIRKLNDFCFKSDFSYLPEIMSWDEYAFTKGKMSFIAQDFDKLNIITVLEGRTQTIIRNHFLRYNRSVRCQVKIITMDMFSPYYDLAKHLFPYAKIVLDRFHIVQHLSRAMSRVRVQIMKQFERKSHEYKAIKRYWKLIQQDSRKLSDKRFYRPTFRMHLTNKEIIDKLLSYSEDLKHHYHLYQLLLFHFQNKEPEKFFGLIEENLKKVHPLFKTVFKTFLKDKEKIVNALQLPYSNAKLEATNNLIKLIKRNAFGFRNFENFKKRIFIALNIKKERTKFVLSRA, from the coding sequence ATGGAACAATTACATTTTATCACAAAATTACTAGACATTAAAGACCCAAATATCCAAATTATGGATGTCATTAATAGGAATACCCACAAGGAAATCATCGCTAAACTGGACTACGACGCTCCATCTTGTCCTGAGTGTGGAAGTCAAATGAAGAAATATGACTTCCAAAAACCGTCTAAGGTTCCTTACCTTGAAACGACTGGTATGCCTACTAGAATTCTCCTTAGAAAACGTCGATTCAAGTGCTATCATTGCTCGAAAATGATGGTAGCTGAGACTTCTCTCGTCAAGAAGAATCACCAAATCCCTCGTATCATCAACCAAAAGATTGCCCAGAAGCTAATTGAGAAGACTTCTATGACCGATATTGCCCGTCAGCTGTCTATTTCAACTTCAACTGTTATTCGCAAGCTCAATGACTTCTGTTTTAAGTCTGATTTTTCTTACCTCCCTGAGATTATGTCCTGGGACGAATATGCCTTCACTAAGGGAAAGATGAGTTTCATTGCTCAAGATTTTGATAAGCTCAATATTATCACTGTTCTTGAGGGTAGAACACAAACTATCATAAGAAATCATTTTCTGCGCTACAATCGCTCTGTTCGTTGTCAGGTGAAAATCATTACTATGGATATGTTTAGTCCTTACTATGACTTGGCTAAACATCTTTTTCCGTATGCCAAAATCGTTCTAGATCGCTTCCACATTGTACAACATCTTAGCCGTGCTATGAGTCGTGTTCGTGTCCAAATCATGAAGCAATTTGAGCGAAAATCTCATGAATATAAGGCTATCAAGCGCTACTGGAAACTCATTCAACAGGATAGCCGTAAACTGAGTGATAAGCGATTTTATCGCCCTACTTTTCGCATGCACTTAACCAATAAAGAGATTATTGACAAGCTTTTGAGCTATTCAGAAGACTTGAAACACCACTATCATCTCTATCAACTCTTGCTTTTTCACTTTCAGAATAAGGAACCGGAGAAATTTTTCGGACTCATTGAGGAAAATCTAAAGAAAGTTCATCCTCTTTTTAAGACTGTCTTTAAAACCTTTCTAAAGGACAAAGAGAAAATCGTCAATGCCCTTCAGTTACCCTATTCTAATGCCAAATTAGAAGCAACCAATAATCTCATCAAACTTATCAAACGCAATGCCTTTGGTTTTCGGAACTTTGAAAACTTCAAAAAACGGATTTTTATCGCTCTGAATATCAAAAAAGAAAGGACGAAATTTGTCCTTTCTCGAGCTTAG
- a CDS encoding bifunctional 5,10-methylene-tetrahydrofolate dehydrogenase/5,10-methylene-tetrahydrofolate cyclohydrolase (catalyzes the formation of 5,10-methenyltetrahydrofolate from 5,10-methylenetetrahydrofolate and subsequent formation of 10-formyltetrahydrofolate from 5,10-methenyltetrahydrofolate) — protein sequence MTQIIDGKALAAKLQGQLAEKTAKLKEETGLVPGLVVILVGDNPASQVYVRNKERSALAAGFRSEVVRVPETISQAELLDLIAKYNQDSAWHGILVQLPLPKHIDEEAVLLAIDPEKDVDGFHPLNMGRLWSGHPVMIPSTPAGIMEMFHEYGIDLEGKNAVVIGRSNIVGKPMAQLLLAKNATVTLTHSRTHNLAKVAAKADILVVAIGRAKFVTPDFVKPGAVVIDVGMNRDENGKLCGDVDYDTVAPLARHITPVPGGVGPMTITMLMEQTYQAAVRTLERK from the coding sequence ATGACACAGATTATTGATGGGAAAGCTTTAGCGGCCAAATTGCAGGGGCAGTTGGCTGAAAAGACTGCAAAATTAAAGGAAGAAACAGGTCTAGTGCCTGGTTTGGTAGTGATTTTGGTTGGGGATAATCCAGCCAGCCAAGTCTACGTTCGCAACAAGGAACGTTCTGCCCTTGCGGCTGGTTTCCGTAGCGAAGTAGTGCGAGTTCCAGAGACCATTAGTCAAGCGGAATTGTTAGACTTGATTGCTAAATACAATCAAGATTCAGCTTGGCATGGGATTTTGGTTCAGTTACCATTACCAAAACACATTGATGAAGAGGCGGTTTTATTGGCTATTGACCCAGAAAAGGATGTAGATGGTTTCCATCCTCTAAATATGGGACGTCTTTGGTCTGGACATCCAGTTATGATTCCATCAACACCTGCAGGAATTATGGAAATGTTTCATGAATATGGGATTGACTTGGAAGGTAAAAATGCGGTCGTCATCGGTCGTTCAAATATCGTTGGAAAACCCATGGCTCAGCTTCTTTTGGCCAAGAATGCAACAGTGACCTTGACTCACTCAAGGACTCATAATCTTGCTAAGGTGGCTGCGAAAGCAGATATTCTTGTGGTCGCAATCGGTCGTGCTAAGTTTGTGACTCCTGACTTTGTGAAACCAGGTGCGGTAGTCATTGACGTTGGGATGAACCGCGATGAAAATGGCAAGCTTTGTGGAGATGTTGACTATGATACCGTTGCACCACTTGCTAGGCATATCACACCAGTTCCTGGAGGCGTTGGTCCTATGACCATTACTATGCTAATGGAGCAAACCTATCAGGCAGCAGTTCGGACATTGGAAAGAAAATAA
- a CDS encoding ribose-5-phosphate isomerase → MKLINTTNSHSQLVKSQLESTDATLVEVYSAGNTDVIFTQAPLHYEVLISNKHRAIRETEIEAIQEFFLKRKIDKDSIDETNIKTLYSEKLIGISIPIK, encoded by the coding sequence ATGAAGCTTATCAATACGACAAACTCACACTCGCAACTTGTAAAAAGCCAGCTAGAAAGTACAGATGCAACCCTTGTTGAGGTCTATTCTGCTGGAAATACTGATGTTATTTTTACCCAAGCTCCGCTTCACTATGAAGTCCTCATTTCAAATAAACACCGTGCTATTCGCGAAACCGAAATCGAAGCCATCCAAGAGTTTTTCTTGAAACGTAAAATTGATAAGGACTCTATTGATGAGACCAATATCAAAACCCTCTACTCAGAAAAATTAATTGGGATTTCGATTCCAATCAAATAA